Proteins from a genomic interval of Mycolicibacterium grossiae:
- a CDS encoding TetR/AcrR family transcriptional regulator: protein MSSALAVLARDGVAGITHRAIGEAADVPLGSITYHFATLDDIVDQAFAAHVDKLATRFEARLAGCEAGADLIDCIASAITDDLAANPNELAVTYELYGDAVRRTDNKRITQQWMERAEDALAQHFDRATARLIDVVIEGLMVHMSIATQPMSKDAVRALLTTAANANAGATDNRPPSDTRSTT, encoded by the coding sequence GTGTCCTCGGCCCTGGCCGTCCTGGCCCGCGACGGTGTCGCCGGTATCACCCACCGCGCCATCGGCGAGGCCGCCGACGTGCCACTCGGCTCCATCACCTACCACTTCGCCACGCTCGACGACATCGTCGACCAGGCCTTCGCGGCCCACGTCGACAAGCTGGCGACCCGCTTCGAAGCGCGGCTGGCCGGCTGCGAGGCGGGGGCGGATCTCATCGACTGCATCGCCTCGGCGATCACCGACGACCTCGCCGCCAACCCGAACGAACTCGCCGTGACCTACGAACTCTACGGCGACGCCGTGCGCAGGACCGACAACAAGCGCATCACCCAGCAGTGGATGGAGCGCGCGGAAGACGCCCTGGCACAGCACTTCGACCGCGCCACCGCGCGGTTGATCGACGTGGTCATCGAGGGGTTGATGGTCCACATGTCCATCGCCACGCAACCGATGTCCAAGGACGCGGTCCGCGCTCTGCTGACCACGGCCGCCAACGCCAACGCCGGCGCCACCGACAACCGACCGCCA